The DNA sequence CGGCCGCACGTGCCGCCGCGGCTGCATGGCATGTACAGCTGGTTCGTACGCGGCTGGCGCGGTCAGGAAGTCGAGGAGTTCAAGGCGCACAAGCGGCTGGCCACCCTGGCACCCATCACGGCCCTCCTCTTCGCCCTCGTCATGGGCATGCTGACGTGGGATTTCGTGATGTCGCTCGAGCCCTACTGGTTCAGCACGCTGATCGGGCCGTTCGTATTCATGGGCGGGTTCCTGGGCGGCATCATGGCCACCGCGATCATTGCGATCTCGCTGCGCGACCGCCTGGACCTGCACGAGTGGATCGGATACTCCACGCTGCACGACCTCGGCAAGCTCGGGTTCGGCTTCACAGTGTTCTGGGGATACCTGTTCTTCTCCCAGTACATCGTGATCTGGTACGGGCTGCTTCCGCTCGAGCAGTCGTTCGTGATCCACCGCTTCACGCCGCCGTTCCGCATCATCGCGCAGCTGGTCGGGCTGTTCGTCTTCGTCATCCCGTTCTTCGGCCTGATGGGCGTAACCGCCAAGCGCACGCCGGCGATCTTCGTGACGTTCGCATCGATCAGCCTGCTCGGCCTCTGGCTCGAGCGCTACCTGCTCGTGTACCCGTCGCTCTGGATCGGTGCAGAGGAGCTGCCGTTCGGATGGCAGGAGCCCGGTGTGCTCCTGCTCTTCGCCGGCCTCTTCCTCGCCTCGATCGGCTGGTTCCTGACCCGGTTCCCGCTGTTCCAGGTGTGGCAGCCCGCGTCGGAGCTGGAGCTCCAGGGGATCGATGTCGAGGAGCGCTACGCTACGGGCGATCTCGGCGGCGCCGACTCACGACCCGAATAGCGCACAGCGCAGAAGGCCCGATCAAAGCGGGTGGCGCCACGAGGGCGCCACCCGCTTTTGCCACCTGCCAGCATCGCGAAAGCCGACGCGTCTACCCCGCAGCCTCATCGGAAATCTCATCACCGTCACTGTCGCGCAGTCCCGCGTCCCGATTGTTCCCCGCACGCATCAGGGAGTCCATGACGGGTGCACTACCGAGCCGCTTCTGCGTCTCGATTCCCATTGCCCGCAGCAGCGTCGCCTCGCGCGCCGTCAGCTGCGCACGGCGCAGCACTGCACGCAGTGTGCGCATGATGGCGTCCGGATTCTTCCCCTTGAAGAAATCGATCGCCGCGAGTGCCGCTTCGCTCTGCTCGAAGAGTGCGCGCAGCTGGAGCGTGCTGGCGGCGCTGGTGTCGCGGCGCGGCCGCGGCAGTGCGCGATCAGCCGGCGCAGCGGCGAGCATCAACTCGTAGCCGATCAGCAGTACGGCCTGCGATAGGTTCAATGAGGAGTTGATCTCGCTCGTCGGCACGACCAGCAGGCGGTCACACCGGTCAAGCTCCTCGTTCAGCAGTCCCGTGTCCTCCCGGCCGAACACGATCGCCACCGGCCGGTCGGGCGCTGCATCCCAGGTCAGCAGGTCGGGAGCCGCCTCCCGCGGATGACTCCACAGATAGGTCGCCGTGCGACGACGCGCTGTCGTGCCCAGTACGAGCGATGCGTCCGCAGTCGCTTCGTCCAGTGTGTCGAAGAACTCGATCCGCTCGATCAGCGGCTCCGAGCCATGCGCTATGCCCGCAATCCTGTAGGCACTGAAGTCATCCGGCTGCACGAGCCGCAGGCGCGTCAGGCCGGTGTTCATCATCGCGCGCAGGGACGTCGCAATGTTCACGACATCCTGCGTGCGGTTCAGCACGACGACAAACCGTTGACCGTGGGACTTCGTCTGTTCTTCGGAATCCATGGGGCGGAAGCTGTACGCATGCCGCGCCTGCGTCAACGCAGGTCCGGTACATCCAGAGGCTGCGGGGCGGGAATCATGCCGCGGTGAACAGCGGCGGGGCCAGAACCGGCAGGGCTGCCGCCAGCGGCCCGCCGGCATCGTGCAAGTGCAAGCAGGAAGGGAGTTTGGACCCGATCTTGCCCTTCAGTAATGGCACCGGAGGCGGATCGCGGCCGCCCCTTCATGAATAGATGCGGAGGAGGACCCATGTACCTGTTCATCAACGCGCTGATCCTGGCCCTTCTCGTGCCGGCCGGCGGTTCGCACCTGGCGGAAGCGGGGCCGACGTGCCGTGCGGAGCTGAAGGGATCCGATCTGCTTACAGTGGTGGAACTCCCGACGGGCGTTGCAGTCGAGGGGCCGTGGCGCGTCATGCACCAGGCGGATGAGTCCAGGGATCAGAGGTTCACGGTCCTCGCGACGCTGGACCACGTCGTAGAAAAGGATGCGCTCACGGGCGGCCGCAACGTAATTCCGTTCCCGCAGCCGGTGCGACTCGCCTTCGAGGGGACGTCGCAGGAGGAGGCTGTGAAGCGCGCGGCACATGTATGGTGCGTGACGGTCATGAAGGCGCAGGAGAACCAGAAGCTGGATCACCTCGCCGAGCCCGTGCGCCACCGGATCGCAGTGCTGCCGGAGCGAGTGGACGCGGCCTGAGCGCGGCAGTGCATTGAAGGCGGGCACGTCCTGCGGGAGCGGCCGGCGCACTGAGTTGCGACCGGCCGCATGGCATGTCTAGCTTGCCGTATGCCCGAAACGACCTCCGCCATTCCGCTGTTCGAGCGCGCCCCGGCGCTGGCCCGTAGCGTGCCCTACTGCCCGATCGGTACATACCCGAGTCGGGTGGAGCGCGTGGAACTGGAGGATGCCGGCGAACGCATCCCGATCCTCGTCAAGCGCGACGATATCGCCGCCGGCGGCTACGCGGGGAACAAGGTGCGCAAGCTGGAGTTCATCCTGGCCGACGCTCGCGCGCGCGGCATCACCCGCCTGATAACGGCGGGCGCAACAGGTTCGCACCACGCCTTTGCCACCGCGTACCACGGACGGCGTGCCGGATTCGACGTTTCGCTCGTTCTGTTCCCGCAGTCGCTGACGCCGCACGTGCGGCAGATGCTGCTGCTGGACACGGCAGTGGGCGCTGAGCTGCTGTGGGCGACCCGGATGGAGATGGTGCCGTTCGGTCTGTGGCGCGCACGGTTCGCGCATCGGCGTGAGGCGGTGTGCACGATACCGCCCGGCGGCTCCAGCGACATTGGAACGTTCGGATACGTCAACGGTGCGCTGGAGCTGGCCGCGCAGATCGAGGCGGGATCCGCGCCGCGGCCGTCGAGCATTCACGTCGCTGCCGGCACGCTCGGCACGCTCGCCGGCATCGGCATCGGTGCGGCCTGGGCGGGTCTGGATATCCCGATCGTGGGCACCCGGATCACCGTGCGCCTGCTTACGAACGAGAGAACCCTGGCAGCGCTCGTCAATGCGACGCTCTCACGGTTGCGGTCTGCCGGTGCGACCGGACTGCCGGAGGCCGCAGCAGTCCTGTCACGCATCACTCTGCAGCACGACCAGATCGGGGCAGGGTACGGCAGGTCCACGGCGGCCGGGTCGCATGCGACGGACGTATTCGCGGCCGCTGGCCTGGATCTCGATACCACATACACGGCCAAGGCCGCAGCGGGCCTGCTCGCGCACACGAAGGCGGCCGCAGCGGCCGCGAGCGCCTCCGTGCGGCAGGGCGCATCCGTGCCGCTCTTCTGGCACACGCTCAGCGCCGTCGAGCCTCATGGCATTGCAGATCATCTCACGCCGGCCGATCTGCCGGCGCAGTTCAAGCGCTACGTGGACAGCGGCTGAATGCGCTGACGCGTTGCTCGAGTTGTTAGAACCGCCCGGCACTGCAACATTGTCGGTCGCGGACCACAATACAGCGGCGCGTCGCGATACCTGGCGATGGGCCGGGGAATGGAGAGGTGCAATGCAGAACAATGGTGCAGTCGCACAATACATTGATGCGAACCGCGAGCGTTTCCGTGATGAGCTCTTCGATTTTCTGCGT is a window from the Longimicrobiales bacterium genome containing:
- a CDS encoding TrmJ/YjtD family RNA methyltransferase codes for the protein MDSEEQTKSHGQRFVVVLNRTQDVVNIATSLRAMMNTGLTRLRLVQPDDFSAYRIAGIAHGSEPLIERIEFFDTLDEATADASLVLGTTARRRTATYLWSHPREAAPDLLTWDAAPDRPVAIVFGREDTGLLNEELDRCDRLLVVPTSEINSSLNLSQAVLLIGYELMLAAAPADRALPRPRRDTSAASTLQLRALFEQSEAALAAIDFFKGKNPDAIMRTLRAVLRRAQLTAREATLLRAMGIETQKRLGSAPVMDSLMRAGNNRDAGLRDSDGDEISDEAAG
- a CDS encoding pyridoxal-phosphate dependent enzyme, whose protein sequence is MPETTSAIPLFERAPALARSVPYCPIGTYPSRVERVELEDAGERIPILVKRDDIAAGGYAGNKVRKLEFILADARARGITRLITAGATGSHHAFATAYHGRRAGFDVSLVLFPQSLTPHVRQMLLLDTAVGAELLWATRMEMVPFGLWRARFAHRREAVCTIPPGGSSDIGTFGYVNGALELAAQIEAGSAPRPSSIHVAAGTLGTLAGIGIGAAWAGLDIPIVGTRITVRLLTNERTLAALVNATLSRLRSAGATGLPEAAAVLSRITLQHDQIGAGYGRSTAAGSHATDVFAAAGLDLDTTYTAKAAAGLLAHTKAAAAAASASVRQGASVPLFWHTLSAVEPHGIADHLTPADLPAQFKRYVDSG